From the genome of Planctomycetia bacterium, one region includes:
- a CDS encoding type ISP restriction/modification enzyme yields the protein MSGCFTFEQLAELHLDYEQLKPWDLELIETPGVPLSYRVEDKMRLAKDKERLAVNKSLTLAGIPPEAFNYRLGNRSALDWVIDQYQVSTDKRSGITSDPNREDDEQYIVRLVGQVIRVSVETVAIVNALPAYAAEKS from the coding sequence GTGTCTGGCTGCTTCACTTTCGAGCAGCTGGCCGAGCTGCACCTCGACTACGAGCAGCTCAAGCCGTGGGACTTGGAGCTCATCGAAACGCCCGGCGTGCCGCTTTCGTACCGCGTCGAGGACAAGATGCGGCTCGCGAAGGACAAGGAGCGGCTGGCAGTCAACAAGTCGCTGACGCTGGCCGGCATTCCGCCCGAGGCGTTCAACTACCGTCTCGGCAACCGCTCGGCGTTGGATTGGGTCATCGACCAGTACCAGGTCAGCACCGACAAACGCAGCGGCATCACCTCCGACCCGAACCGGGAAGACGACGAGCAATACATCGTCCGCCTGGTGGGCCAGGTGATCCGCGTCAGCGTGGAAACCGTGGCGATCGTGAACGCCCTGCCGGCGTATGCGGCCGAGAAATCGTAA
- a CDS encoding sigma-54 dependent transcriptional regulator, producing MQFDPAKIDLLVVDDDREFRETVARRFVRRGYQVQEAIHGEQALQLAERRQFDVVILDMVMPGLSGLQVLERLKISHPDCEVILLTGQGTIETAVEAMKLGATDFLQKPFPLADLELLIEKAYDRRQLRKENAQLKAALGRAQHAPEIIGKSAAMQELARLIDRAGPTDKSILIQGESGTGKELVAHALHRASPRAAKPLVVINCAALPENLLESELFGHEKGSFTGAIATKQGLFEVADGGTLFIDEIGELAPSLQAKLLRVLEDGSMRRVGSLKERRVDVRLLAATNRDMQQEVAKKNFREDLYYRINVMSLTLPPLRERQGDIPLLVKKMLGNAWTIEPDAMQVIEAYPWPGNVRQLFNALERAQIMADDHCIRLRDLPGEIIPAPGRNDDSSIPAINSDALSERQRLHIKEVLERERGNKSRAARVLGVSRRSLYRLLEKYEGDQPSDGITQTAQTPVTD from the coding sequence ATGCAATTCGATCCAGCCAAAATCGACCTGCTCGTCGTCGACGACGACCGGGAATTTCGTGAAACCGTCGCGCGGCGGTTCGTGCGGCGCGGGTATCAGGTGCAAGAAGCCATTCACGGCGAGCAAGCGCTGCAGTTGGCCGAGCGACGGCAATTTGACGTCGTGATTCTCGACATGGTGATGCCGGGACTATCCGGCCTGCAGGTGCTGGAGCGATTGAAGATCTCGCATCCCGACTGCGAAGTGATTCTGCTCACCGGACAGGGGACGATCGAAACTGCGGTGGAAGCGATGAAACTCGGCGCCACAGACTTCCTGCAAAAGCCGTTTCCGCTGGCCGATCTGGAGTTGCTGATCGAAAAGGCGTACGACCGCCGCCAGCTCCGCAAGGAAAATGCGCAACTCAAGGCGGCGCTCGGGCGCGCGCAGCATGCGCCGGAGATCATCGGCAAATCGGCCGCCATGCAGGAACTGGCGCGTCTCATTGACCGCGCCGGACCGACCGACAAATCCATTCTCATTCAAGGCGAAAGCGGCACGGGCAAGGAGTTGGTGGCCCACGCGCTGCATCGGGCCAGTCCTCGGGCCGCGAAGCCGCTGGTGGTGATCAATTGCGCGGCGCTGCCGGAGAATCTCCTGGAGAGCGAACTGTTCGGCCACGAAAAAGGATCATTCACCGGCGCGATCGCCACGAAGCAAGGGCTCTTCGAAGTTGCCGACGGCGGTACGCTGTTCATTGATGAGATCGGGGAACTCGCGCCATCATTGCAGGCGAAGTTGTTGCGCGTGCTGGAGGACGGTTCGATGCGCCGCGTCGGTTCGCTGAAAGAGCGACGTGTCGACGTGCGGCTGCTGGCGGCCACGAACCGCGACATGCAGCAGGAAGTGGCCAAGAAAAACTTCCGCGAGGATTTGTACTACCGCATCAACGTCATGTCGTTGACCCTGCCGCCTCTGCGCGAGCGGCAAGGCGACATTCCGCTCTTGGTCAAAAAGATGCTGGGCAACGCCTGGACCATCGAGCCGGACGCCATGCAGGTGATCGAGGCGTACCCTTGGCCCGGCAACGTCCGGCAGTTGTTCAACGCGCTGGAACGCGCGCAGATCATGGCCGATGACCACTGCATCCGCTTGCGCGACTTGCCGGGCGAGATCATTCCCGCCCCCGGGCGCAACGACGATTCCTCGATACCGGCCATCAACAGCGACGCCCTCTCCGAACGCCAGCGTTTGCACATCAAGGAAGTGCTGGAACGCGAACGCGGGAACAAGTCGCGGGCCGCGCGCGTCCTCGGCGTCAGCCGCCGGAGCCTCTATCGACTGCTGGAAAAGTACGAGGGCGACCAGCCCTCGGACGGCATAACGCAGACGGCGCAAACGCCGGTGACGGACTGA
- a CDS encoding protoglobin domain-containing protein: protein MDAENHQAPAPEDDHQAPQEIVGLRERLEFLEFDEQDRARLQELNERLLASRARFVDEFYEHLFKFEATARFLRDPELVERLKESQMEHLRRMLAAEWSDEYMDRCFRVGDVHARVGISPQMFLGAYSKYLQFCVERLAEELDEPSRHFASLVRAVQKAVFFDIGLTLEAYFSRMTANLRRALDLVYQANAELRQFAQLTSHDLKTPLATMVNLCDEALDEFGPQIPGEAGKLIQAARNRALRMSDTIDDLLQSAISLHEEQTPESLSPEPVLLETVELLRPMMEQKHITITLPERIPVVRADRVRLREVFFNLLSNAIKYNDKPAGRITVRADVDERHCTISIIDNGPGIPPHELTRVFVPFRRLDVHRDTPGSGLGLYFAKTLVEQQGGTIWAESQPGQGCAFHIRLLLATAQEE, encoded by the coding sequence ATGGACGCTGAAAATCACCAAGCGCCGGCGCCGGAGGATGACCATCAAGCGCCACAGGAGATTGTGGGACTTCGCGAACGCCTGGAGTTCCTGGAGTTTGACGAACAAGATCGTGCGCGACTCCAGGAGCTGAACGAGCGACTCCTGGCGTCGCGCGCCCGGTTCGTCGATGAGTTCTACGAGCATCTCTTCAAGTTCGAGGCCACGGCCCGCTTTCTGCGCGACCCGGAGCTCGTGGAGCGCCTGAAAGAATCGCAGATGGAGCATCTGCGGCGGATGTTGGCCGCCGAGTGGAGCGACGAATACATGGACCGTTGCTTTCGCGTCGGCGATGTACACGCCCGCGTGGGGATCAGCCCGCAAATGTTTCTCGGCGCCTACAGCAAGTATCTGCAGTTTTGCGTGGAGCGGCTGGCGGAAGAGTTGGACGAACCGTCACGGCATTTCGCTTCCCTGGTGCGCGCGGTACAGAAAGCGGTGTTCTTCGACATTGGATTGACGCTCGAGGCGTACTTCAGCCGGATGACGGCGAATCTGCGTCGAGCGCTCGATTTGGTCTATCAGGCGAACGCCGAGCTCCGGCAGTTCGCGCAATTAACGTCGCACGACTTGAAGACGCCGCTGGCGACCATGGTCAACTTGTGCGACGAGGCGCTGGACGAGTTCGGCCCCCAGATCCCGGGGGAAGCCGGCAAGTTGATTCAAGCGGCGCGCAATCGCGCCCTGCGAATGAGCGACACGATCGACGACTTGCTGCAGTCGGCGATCTCCCTGCACGAAGAGCAAACGCCGGAATCGCTCTCACCGGAACCGGTGTTGTTGGAGACCGTGGAGCTACTGCGTCCCATGATGGAACAGAAGCACATCACGATCACGCTGCCGGAACGCATCCCCGTCGTGCGCGCGGATCGCGTGCGTCTGCGCGAAGTGTTCTTCAATCTCCTATCGAACGCCATCAAGTACAACGACAAACCGGCGGGGAGAATCACCGTCCGTGCGGACGTCGACGAACGCCATTGCACGATCTCGATTATCGATAACGGACCAGGCATCCCGCCGCACGAGTTGACGCGCGTGTTCGTCCCGTTTCGGCGGCTTGACGTCCATCGCGATACGCCCGGCTCCGGGCTGGGCCTCTATTTCGCCAAGACGCTTGTCGAGCAACAAGGAGGCACGATCTGGGCGGAATCGCAGCCCGGGCAAGGCTGCGCGTTCCACATCCGCCTGCTGCTCGCCACGGCGCAGGAGGAGTGA
- a CDS encoding c-type cytochrome, which yields MNRYLRCAAFLIVGAVAGCEPAQVPEWSASEQLKSLEDAAARDKIVAQLSPAFVTRLAPTRPGADEEVRDHLQFGAKLYAKRCTQCHGVNGDGAGAAAEFLKPRPRDYRPGIFKFTSTPYGERPRREDLLRTVREGVVGTSMPSFALLPPTELAAVVDYVILLAQRGETEVLATAYAEAEEEMEFNDVHQEVVAAWHRSAESVVRPLTVMPAMTPESVELGRQAFLTEGCSKCHGNDGRGKTQDNVGTDVWGFPTNAADITAGMLHGGQRPIDIYRRISSGINGTPMPSFRAVFDPEGKDPATAKDPDTMWRLVHYVLHVANQRRASLPPEPSLRAQGPAEETAASAASETPSDGAPAPEGE from the coding sequence ATGAACCGATATCTCCGTTGCGCCGCGTTCCTGATCGTCGGCGCGGTGGCTGGCTGCGAGCCGGCCCAAGTACCCGAATGGAGCGCGAGCGAGCAGCTGAAGTCTCTGGAAGACGCCGCGGCGCGCGACAAGATCGTCGCGCAACTAAGCCCCGCGTTCGTCACGCGGCTGGCGCCGACACGGCCCGGCGCCGACGAGGAAGTCCGCGATCATTTGCAGTTCGGCGCTAAGCTTTACGCCAAGCGATGCACTCAGTGTCATGGCGTCAATGGCGATGGCGCCGGCGCCGCCGCGGAGTTTCTCAAGCCGCGTCCGCGCGACTACCGTCCCGGCATCTTCAAATTCACCAGCACTCCTTACGGAGAGCGTCCGCGCCGCGAAGACCTGCTTCGCACGGTGCGCGAGGGAGTTGTCGGCACGTCGATGCCGTCGTTCGCCCTGCTGCCTCCGACGGAGCTCGCCGCAGTCGTGGACTACGTGATTCTCCTGGCCCAGCGCGGCGAGACGGAAGTGTTGGCGACGGCTTACGCCGAGGCCGAAGAAGAAATGGAATTCAACGACGTCCATCAAGAAGTTGTCGCGGCCTGGCACCGCAGCGCGGAGTCGGTGGTGCGTCCGCTCACCGTGATGCCGGCCATGACGCCGGAATCCGTCGAGCTCGGCCGCCAGGCGTTTCTCACCGAAGGCTGTTCGAAGTGTCACGGCAATGACGGCCGCGGCAAGACACAGGACAACGTCGGGACCGACGTCTGGGGCTTCCCCACGAACGCGGCCGACATTACCGCCGGCATGCTGCACGGCGGGCAGCGGCCGATCGACATTTATCGCCGCATTTCGTCCGGCATCAACGGCACGCCGATGCCCTCGTTTCGCGCCGTGTTCGATCCGGAAGGCAAAGACCCGGCGACCGCCAAGGATCCCGACACGATGTGGCGTCTGGTGCATTACGTTCTGCATGTCGCCAATCAGCGCCGCGCCAGTTTGCCGCCGGAACCGAGCCTGCGAGCGCAAGGTCCGGCGGAGGAGACGGCGGCGAGCGCTGCGAGCGAAACTCCAAGTGACGGCGCGCCGGCGCCCGAGGGGGAATGA
- a CDS encoding cbb3-type cytochrome c oxidase subunit I has product MTDVAVSENIQHVDDLVDRKLVLWYYLAAVTFFAISLLGGLLMALQLVRWNPIQGIELMSPGRWRMVHTNAIAYGWLANAFLGSLHWAIPRLTLRPVANRALSWFIFAAWQFVVLATAVGILLGEAQGIEWGETPVWIDPLALAGLALVAVNFMAPIVRAKGPLYVSLWYFMAAFVWTFLTYAMGNFLPQYWISGSSGGAIAGLFIHDLVGLFVTPLGWGLMYYFVPILLKKPIWSHGLSLVGFWGLAFFYPLNGIHHFLYTPIPMFLQYGAVIATVAVELVVTTVVINFFGTLRGSGRAVVTNLPIRWFYTGMVFYFITCLQCAMQVTLTFQALIHFTDWVVGHAHLVMFGVFSFWLIGIMVHLIPRLCGNEWYSRELLEWHFWLSAGGLFVMFVDLGLAGMFQGYFWASLLPWDVSVDGSYPFWIVRLFAGLAIIGGQLCFFYNLYRTLTAPRGATAHV; this is encoded by the coding sequence ATGACCGACGTGGCAGTGAGCGAAAACATCCAGCACGTCGACGATCTGGTCGATCGTAAGCTGGTCCTCTGGTACTACCTGGCGGCCGTGACGTTTTTCGCCATTTCACTCCTGGGCGGATTGCTCATGGCGCTCCAGTTGGTGCGCTGGAATCCGATCCAGGGGATCGAACTGATGTCGCCAGGGCGCTGGCGAATGGTCCATACGAACGCCATTGCGTACGGGTGGCTGGCGAACGCCTTTCTGGGTTCGCTGCACTGGGCGATTCCACGGCTTACCTTGCGTCCCGTCGCGAATCGGGCCCTCAGTTGGTTTATTTTTGCCGCCTGGCAATTCGTGGTCCTGGCCACGGCCGTCGGCATCTTGCTCGGCGAAGCGCAAGGCATCGAATGGGGCGAAACCCCCGTCTGGATCGATCCTTTGGCGCTCGCCGGACTCGCCCTCGTGGCCGTCAATTTCATGGCGCCGATCGTGCGAGCCAAGGGACCGCTCTACGTCTCGCTCTGGTACTTCATGGCGGCGTTCGTCTGGACCTTCCTGACCTACGCCATGGGCAACTTTCTGCCTCAGTATTGGATCAGCGGCTCGAGCGGCGGCGCGATCGCGGGTTTGTTCATCCACGATCTGGTCGGGCTGTTCGTCACGCCGCTTGGTTGGGGACTGATGTACTACTTCGTGCCAATCCTGCTCAAGAAGCCGATCTGGAGCCATGGACTGTCACTTGTCGGTTTCTGGGGATTGGCCTTCTTTTACCCGCTGAACGGCATCCACCACTTCCTGTACACGCCGATCCCGATGTTCCTTCAGTACGGCGCCGTGATCGCCACGGTCGCCGTCGAATTGGTCGTCACGACGGTCGTGATCAACTTCTTCGGCACGCTCCGGGGTTCCGGCCGGGCTGTCGTGACGAACTTGCCGATCCGCTGGTTCTATACCGGAATGGTGTTTTATTTCATCACCTGCCTGCAGTGCGCCATGCAGGTGACGCTCACCTTCCAGGCGCTCATTCACTTCACGGACTGGGTCGTCGGACACGCGCACCTGGTGATGTTCGGCGTGTTCAGCTTCTGGCTGATCGGCATCATGGTCCACCTGATCCCGCGGCTGTGCGGCAACGAGTGGTACAGTCGCGAACTTCTCGAATGGCACTTCTGGCTCTCCGCCGGCGGCTTGTTCGTGATGTTCGTCGACCTGGGACTGGCCGGCATGTTTCAGGGCTACTTCTGGGCCTCGCTGTTGCCGTGGGACGTGTCCGTGGACGGCTCGTATCCGTTCTGGATCGTGCGCCTGTTCGCCGGCCTGGCGATCATCGGCGGACAACTCTGTTTCTTCTACAACCTCTATCGCACGCTCACAGCGCCGCGAGGAGCGACCGCGCATGTTTGA
- a CDS encoding cbb3-type cytochrome c oxidase subunit II, translating into MFESKSGVLLIGGIGFFLLAFVSNAMVPIRMYQNLPEQTAQQLVNENLAYQFEDLHKRYPESFEAAYGQPPADAPQQATWYREQAAGALLVGRKAYVAEGCWHCHSQFIRPVSREEDRWGAVSKSWEYQNELQRPVMFGTRRVGPDLTREGGRRANDWHAAHFFKPTLVSADSPMPEYPWFFDGNPNQPNARGLGLITYIQWLGSWHETYPYYERYEPLAAVNSGGEDEE; encoded by the coding sequence ATGTTTGAAAGTAAATCAGGCGTCTTGTTGATCGGCGGCATCGGCTTCTTCCTGTTGGCCTTCGTGTCCAACGCGATGGTGCCGATCCGCATGTACCAAAACCTGCCGGAGCAAACCGCGCAGCAATTGGTCAACGAGAACCTCGCCTACCAGTTCGAGGATCTGCACAAGCGCTACCCCGAATCGTTCGAGGCGGCATATGGTCAGCCGCCAGCCGACGCGCCTCAGCAGGCGACTTGGTATCGCGAGCAAGCGGCCGGCGCACTGCTCGTGGGGCGCAAGGCCTACGTCGCCGAAGGCTGTTGGCATTGCCACAGCCAGTTCATCCGCCCAGTCTCGCGCGAGGAAGACCGCTGGGGCGCGGTCTCCAAGTCGTGGGAATATCAAAACGAACTCCAGCGCCCGGTGATGTTCGGCACGCGGCGAGTTGGGCCGGACCTGACGCGAGAAGGAGGACGCCGCGCCAACGATTGGCATGCCGCGCACTTTTTTAAGCCTACGCTGGTGAGCGCCGATTCGCCGATGCCGGAGTACCCTTGGTTCTTTGACGGCAATCCCAACCAGCCGAACGCGCGTGGGCTCGGCCTCATTACTTACATCCAATGGCTCGGTTCCTGGCACGAGACCTACCCGTATTACGAGCGCTACGAACCGCTCGCGGCCGTCAACAGTGGAGGGGAAGATGAAGAGTAA
- a CDS encoding cation-translocating P-type ATPase, with amino-acid sequence MTSAPSETSACAYCGLPLRGTVAAAAGAEPDYCCFGCRLAAAVNDERGDHGAVRGTLTRLGLGVFFTLNESVFSMALWTSDVYSHDASGGPMASTLEDLFRYLSLLFALPVLWLLGGPLAANAWRDFRRGRFSADLLLVAGVFASFAYSMVNVFRDAGQIYFEVGCVVLTMVTLGRWLEATGKLKTTESLSALEKLLPEFAQVRRDEGWVKTPLAEVLVHDVVRVLPGERLPTDGVLLSAVVTVDEQLLTGESRPAVKEPGDTLLGGALNLDGDLRMKVTAPATAGTLARLIDAVRSARLRKGRYERLADRVAAMFTPVVSVIAVATLVAHAAWSGWEAGLMASLAVVLIACPCALGIATPMAVWAALDAAAQRQVLFRHGEALERLAEVRAIRFDKTGTLTTGVAEVSDAVFGDSVDADEARAVTAVLARSSQHVFSSALTCYFDAAPDESLIGDVRTVPGRGLLATRAADGREVILGNLALMREHALSLDEAVARRVNRALKRGESFTLLGWAGQVHGVFVFREQLRESAAAALNECAELGLDLAVLTGDHAARGKSLAGALRIRVIPELLPDQKLVAIAAAQREYGAVAMVGDGVNDAPALAASDVGIAMGQGADLTRAAAAICLTSNDLSRLPWAIALARKSVRIMRQNLFWAFAYNVLGILLAAAGWLNPMWAAGAMVVSSLVVVVNSLRLRDDPATGASTQVAWPDAPLSAHAHQAEELHA; translated from the coding sequence ATGACGAGCGCGCCGTCTGAGACTTCCGCGTGCGCCTATTGCGGTCTGCCGCTTCGCGGGACCGTGGCGGCGGCGGCCGGCGCGGAGCCGGACTACTGCTGTTTCGGTTGCCGTCTCGCGGCGGCTGTCAACGATGAACGCGGCGATCACGGCGCCGTGCGCGGCACGCTCACGCGGCTGGGACTCGGCGTGTTCTTCACGCTCAACGAGAGCGTGTTCAGCATGGCTCTGTGGACCAGCGACGTCTACTCGCACGATGCCAGCGGCGGCCCAATGGCCAGCACGCTGGAAGATCTGTTTCGGTATCTGAGCTTGCTGTTCGCTTTACCGGTGCTGTGGCTGCTCGGCGGTCCTTTGGCCGCCAACGCCTGGCGTGATTTCCGCCGCGGCCGCTTTTCCGCGGACCTGTTGCTCGTGGCCGGCGTGTTTGCTTCGTTCGCGTACTCGATGGTCAACGTGTTCCGCGACGCAGGTCAGATCTATTTCGAAGTCGGCTGCGTCGTGCTCACGATGGTCACGCTCGGCCGCTGGCTCGAAGCCACCGGCAAACTCAAGACGACCGAATCGCTGAGCGCCTTGGAAAAACTGCTGCCAGAGTTTGCCCAAGTCCGGCGCGACGAAGGCTGGGTGAAGACCCCGCTCGCGGAGGTCCTGGTTCACGACGTCGTGCGCGTGTTGCCCGGGGAGCGCCTTCCCACCGACGGAGTACTGTTAAGCGCCGTCGTGACCGTCGATGAACAACTGCTCACCGGAGAAAGTCGCCCGGCGGTGAAGGAACCCGGCGATACTCTCCTGGGAGGCGCGCTCAATCTCGACGGTGATTTACGGATGAAAGTCACGGCGCCGGCAACGGCAGGGACGCTCGCCCGGTTGATCGACGCGGTGCGTAGCGCGCGGCTTCGCAAGGGACGCTACGAACGCCTGGCCGATCGCGTCGCGGCCATGTTTACGCCGGTGGTGAGCGTCATCGCCGTCGCGACGCTCGTCGCGCATGCCGCGTGGTCTGGGTGGGAAGCCGGCTTGATGGCGTCGCTGGCGGTCGTCTTAATTGCCTGCCCGTGTGCGCTCGGCATTGCCACGCCGATGGCCGTCTGGGCGGCGCTGGACGCGGCCGCTCAGCGACAAGTGTTGTTCCGCCATGGCGAAGCGCTGGAGCGACTGGCCGAGGTCCGCGCGATCCGCTTCGACAAAACCGGCACGCTGACTACCGGCGTCGCCGAAGTCTCCGACGCCGTATTTGGCGACAGCGTCGACGCCGACGAAGCGCGCGCCGTGACGGCAGTCCTGGCACGGAGTTCGCAGCATGTGTTTTCGAGCGCTCTCACTTGCTACTTCGATGCTGCACCGGACGAATCCCTGATCGGCGACGTGCGCACCGTGCCCGGCCGTGGATTGCTGGCTACGCGCGCCGCCGATGGCAGGGAAGTGATTCTCGGAAACCTGGCCTTGATGCGCGAACACGCCTTGTCGCTCGACGAAGCGGTCGCCCGCCGTGTTAATCGCGCTTTGAAACGAGGCGAGTCCTTCACGCTCCTAGGTTGGGCGGGACAGGTACATGGCGTGTTTGTTTTTCGCGAGCAACTCCGCGAAAGCGCCGCCGCGGCGCTGAACGAATGCGCGGAGCTCGGGTTGGATCTTGCCGTCCTGACCGGCGATCACGCGGCCCGCGGCAAATCCTTGGCCGGCGCCCTGAGGATTCGTGTCATCCCGGAGTTGCTTCCAGACCAAAAGTTGGTGGCGATCGCCGCTGCGCAGCGGGAATACGGCGCTGTGGCGATGGTCGGCGACGGCGTCAATGACGCTCCGGCCTTGGCCGCCAGCGACGTTGGCATCGCCATGGGCCAAGGCGCTGATCTTACCCGCGCCGCGGCCGCGATCTGCCTGACGAGCAACGACTTGTCCCGCCTGCCTTGGGCGATTGCGCTGGCGCGCAAGAGCGTCCGTATCATGCGGCAGAACCTCTTCTGGGCGTTCGCTTACAACGTGCTCGGCATCCTCCTGGCCGCGGCAGGCTGGTTGAATCCGATGTGGGCAGCCGGCGCGATGGTCGTCAGCAGCCTCGTCGTCGTGGTGAATTCGCTGCGGTTGCGCGACGATCCAGCGACTGGCGCGTCGACGCAGGTCGCCTGGCCGGACGCGCCGCTGTCGGCGCACGCGCACCAAGCTGAGGAGTTGCACGCATGA
- a CDS encoding sulfite exporter TauE/SafE family protein has translation MIEWPLILLGGLLGSAHCIGMCGGFAMAIGAGANSWSQNLGRQLIYSLGRVTTYAAGGAIAGFGGMRLARAWEGWINVPAVLALVAGVLLITQGVLATGLWRPSNRHFQHLACLSGSMFRSFLSAPGWSGIFVAGLFTGFLPCGLVYAYIALATSAGDFLKGAAVMACFGLGTWPMMILTGAGASLVSVQTRRKLMFVAAWCVVATGAITIARGYGYLELPSRPAAQTCPFCR, from the coding sequence ATGATCGAATGGCCGCTGATCTTGCTGGGCGGGTTGCTGGGCTCCGCGCATTGCATCGGCATGTGCGGCGGCTTTGCGATGGCAATCGGCGCCGGCGCCAACAGTTGGTCGCAAAACCTTGGCAGGCAACTCATTTACAGCCTAGGCCGTGTGACCACGTACGCCGCGGGGGGCGCCATCGCCGGCTTTGGCGGCATGCGACTTGCGCGGGCATGGGAAGGCTGGATCAACGTCCCCGCCGTGCTGGCGCTCGTGGCCGGAGTGCTGCTTATTACGCAAGGCGTATTGGCGACCGGCCTCTGGCGGCCGAGTAATCGCCACTTTCAACACCTCGCCTGTCTGTCGGGCTCGATGTTCCGCTCGTTTCTCTCCGCGCCAGGTTGGAGCGGCATCTTTGTCGCAGGTTTGTTCACCGGCTTCTTACCCTGCGGCCTGGTCTATGCTTACATCGCCCTGGCCACGAGCGCCGGCGATTTCCTGAAGGGCGCAGCGGTCATGGCCTGCTTCGGACTGGGCACTTGGCCGATGATGATTCTCACCGGCGCCGGCGCATCGCTCGTCAGCGTGCAAACGCGCCGCAAGCTGATGTTCGTCGCGGCCTGGTGCGTCGTCGCGACCGGCGCCATCACGATCGCGCGCGGATACGGCTACCTCGAATTACCGTCACGCCCGGCAGCGCAGACCTGCCCGTTTTGCCGCTAA